CACGCCTCATTCGATCTTAAGCTGCAAATATACATCTTGAGAGCCTACTACAGCAGGGCGGGCCAATCCATAACCAACCCCCAGGTAAAGGCCTTCTGATTTCTGCACTTCAGGGCCTGAAGACAAGAGCCGGAGATGGTTTGCGTTTGGATCTATTGCCTGGGCTTTTCAACGGGTCAGAATTTTGCGAAATTTCAGCTAATGCAAAAAGAGTCGCTGTGGTTTTTCACGACTAACCACAGTATAACATATGATTGTGGAAACGTGCTTGTAACTCACACAAGAATTAGCAGTCTAGGACTAGCCCGCAAAGAGTAAGAACTTAGAGCAAAAGAAATACTTTTACCCGAAAGGGTAGATTACGGGTTCTTTAGTCTATATAGGTAGCATTGAGGGAAAGAAATCCTTGCTATCAAATACCAGCTAATGCAATAGGGATTGTATGATTATTACACCCTCCGTCCACATaaggatgtctcaactttgtctaaatttgcatgtatctacgcactaaaacacatctagatacatgcaTATTTTGACAAAGTTGAAACATCCTTTTGTGGACAGAGGGAGTACAAATGATGTTGTCTGATTCAGCTTGTGTTGCAAGTAGATTAGCATCTTCTGGCGGTGCTAAGAAAAACAATCATGACAATACTGGCAATCAGGATAATCTTCATGAAACTTTTCTCTGGATTCAGGCATAACTTCTATACCGGTATTGCAACAAAATGAGTATCCAATTCGAAAACAGAATAATTTAGTAAATCCAACAAAAGAGAGTGATATTGAACTCACTCACTAGCTGACTGCATCTACCGGCATTATGGTCTACTTGAGTACTTTTTGTTATTGATTGAACTTCTCACTTAGCAAGGTAATCATGTTTTGCCTTTATCAATAAAGCTCTCTTATCCGCATCAAGAAAAATATGATGATGAGGGTCTTACCTTAATTAGGACAGGTTCATGCCATCTCAGGAGGCAAATAAAGATGCTTAGTGCATTTGACACATGCCACATGTCTCTGAATGTCACGGTCAGCGTCCCATAAATTAACCAGGAGTAGCAGCACTACAGTAGTCGGACGCACAACGAGTCCAAGGAGGATTTGAAACATTGTTGAATCAAGCAAGTTGGAGATATAGTAATGATTAGACTTCGTATCAGTTGCTAACTTATCCTGGAAACTCATCAACCTGCACCTGGAATGAAACATAAGGAGAAAGGCCACAGTTTGCTAACATACGTCACAAAATGAGGTCTACTAAGAAAAGTGCATACAATCTCACAAATGAAAAGTCCAGATATCTCTTCTATTCGAAATACTACAACAGATGAACCTTTGTGTCTTGATTACATACATTAAAATAATTAGTACTACGTATGACCTTGCAAGATTAGGAAACACATAAATATGTATGTACTGGTTACAGGGAAAACTTCCAGCACATTAAGTGGAGAAACTAAATATATCTTAGTGGTTCTCTCGATTTTTCTTCACAGAATGCAATCTGTACATATCCACTATGAAGTACAAGTTGCTAATGACAACTAAGTAAACTGTTATATCTACTTGTCATACTCACAAATACAAACAAAGTTTGATATTCAACCTCCACCTCTCGAAGTGTGCTTAGCCAACAGTTCTAACAGTCTTTGTTGTTCTTGTTTAGATATTCCAGGATGAAGCTGAGGAAGGTTGCTAAGGAATGATTTGGCATCTGCTATCTTATCATGCCTGCAGTACTCCTGTAGTATTGAATTGTAAGTTCTCTCATTGGGCTTGCAACCATGAGTAACCATATAACGTACTAAATCAATAGCTTCTTCAAACATCGAGTTGGCCACATAACTCTTAACAAAGATATTGTATGTTACGATATCTGGTACCAGACCTGAAGATTTCATCTCAGAGAACAGTCTTGAAGCTTCTTTCATCTGCCCTTTTCTTCCATATGCATAGATCATAGTGTTATAAGAATAACGATCAGGGCGTGCACCACTTGACTTGATCTCAGCGAGGATATTTTCACACTTTTCGCAATCACCCAAACGAGAATACATGTGCATCAGGCTATTGTATGTTGCGGTGCTGAGGTTAATAGAACTTCCCTTCATGAGTGAAAGAATCTCCTCCACCTTCTTAACCATCCTATTTTTCCCATATACAGAAACCATGGCGTTTAGAACGTTGATATCCAGAGAGCCCCGCCTCCTCCTGAGTTCCAGGAACGCCTTCTCCGTTTCAGGTAAGTTATTTACTTTGCTGTTGACCAGTACCAATGTTTTCACTAGCCTGTGGTGTGACTCTATCTTCTCTGCATATATATCTTCTGACAAAGCTTTCATTTTGTCCAGCTTCTTTGCATTAGCATATGCATGAAGCAGTGAAGAGTAACTAAGCTCGTCTGGCTTACAATCCAGAGTCTCCATCTCCGCAAACAACTTTTCCGCCTGCTCCCAACGCCCACCGCGAGCTAGTGCAGATAAAACAGCATTATATGTCGATATGTCAGGATGTATACCAGCTTCAATCATCCTCTTATATATCACCATTGCTTGGTCAAACAAGCCACACCGACTATACGAACTAATGAGCGAAACGTACGTGTCCCGCTCAGGAACATAACCAGATTTCTTCATCTCCTTGAATACCCCGGACACCTCGGTGTCCAACCCATTCTGCCCAAACACGGCCAAGAGCGTGTTCCAGGTCACAACATCTGGCACAAATCCAGCAGACCTGAGGTCATCAAACACAACCATCATCTCCGGGAACTTCCCCCTGACCCCGTGCAGCTTGATCAACGCATTGAACGTGCACAAGTTCGGCTTGCATCCATTCCTCAACATTTCATCATACGTCCCGATCGCCGCATCAACTTTGCCAGCCCTGTCGAGACCGGAAATCAGCGTGGTGTACGTAATGACGTCCGGCTCGATCCCCTTACCCTCCATCTCGTCCTTgagctccgccgcctcctccagcaACCCATTCTTGACGTACGAGGAAATGAGCGAGTTGTAGGACACGGCGCTGGGCGGACAGCCCGCAAGCTCCATCTCCTTGAGCAGGCCGATCGCCTCGCCGTGCATCCGCGCCTTGCCGTACACGTCGAGCAGCGAGTTGAACGTGACCTTGTCGGGCTCGAACCCGGCGGCCTTcatttcgtcgaacaccttgGATGCTTCGCTGTGGAGGGCGCCGCGACGGCAGCAGCTGATGAGCGAGTTGTAGGTGTACCTGTCGAGCGGGACTTGGTGCGCCTTCATGGCGTCCACGAGCGCCAGCACGTCCTTCCAGGGCGCGGCGGTCTTGGAGTAGGCGTGGAGCACCACGTTGTAGGTGACGAGCGCGGGCTGCACGCCGCTGGACAGCATGCGGCGGAACAGCGCGACGGCGTCGTGGTAGCGGGTGGCGCGGGAGAGCGCGGAGAGGAGGGAGGTGTAGGCGGTGGCGTCGGGGTCCGGCGCGGCGTGGAGGAGCGCGGAGGCGTCGGCGAGGCGGCCGGCGCGCGCGAGGACGCGGATGGATGTGGGGAGCAGGCGggggtggtggaggaggtgggcgCCGTGGAGGTCCCGCGCGGCGTGGAGGGCGGCGAGCGCGACGGATGGGTGGGCGCGGGCGGCGAGGGCGGTGAGCACGGCGGGGAGGTCGGCGGGTGGGAGCGCGGAGAGGGTGTCGCGTGGGGAGGTGTGGGTGGGGTTGGAGAGGAGGGACTGGAGCGCGCGCCGCGcggggagggagagggagggcgGCAGGTTCCATGCCTGCCCGCCGGTGGTGCTCCGGCGGGTGGGGTCGTGTGGGCGGCCGAGGCGCGGCGTGCGggaggtggaggtgggggtggggTGGGAGGAGAGGAGGGAGGTGGGGGAGAAGAGGCGGTGAGGGGAGTGCGCGTggggatggaggtggaggtgggggagaagaggcggcggcgccggcgcgcgGAGGGGGAGCTGGAAGGCTATGGTTTCGGTCATGGCGGGCGGGTGGTTTTGGCTACTTGGCGGTGGGGGTTTAGGGGTTATCGCCGGCGGGGAACAGGCACCGGCACGGCCGCTGGTGGAGAAGAGGATTGGGTATGGGAGCCGGAGGAAGGAGGCTCATGGTGCGGAACCATAAAACTGAGGATTTGGCGGGTGGAGCAGTCGGCCAGCCGGGTCTGTCAGGGCCCAGCCAAATCAGAGGAGAAAATAGGCTGTCTGTTTGGCTAAAAGCAACGAGGCCAGAATTGGACTTCGCGTTGTATTTGTTGCTGCCCGGATATTGGGGCGCGCCTATCGGCCTATGCATCGCTCCAGTGCCTGCGAGGATATTGCAGGCAaaccctatacaccgaccaggtcggcgcgtACTCCGTGCCGCACACCCCGCGCAcggtacgggccggcccagttaggtgCGGGCTGCCTCTTTTTTGCGattttttttcttattttctgtttctttttttcctgttatcttttttctgttttctgttttcgtttttctttcttttttcagtttccttttttacttttattttttagattcgaaa
This region of Lolium perenne isolate Kyuss_39 chromosome 2, Kyuss_2.0, whole genome shotgun sequence genomic DNA includes:
- the LOC127332821 gene encoding uncharacterized protein, with the translated sequence MTETIAFQLPLRAPAPPPLLPHLHLHPHAHSPHRLFSPTSLLSSHPTPTSTSRTPRLGRPHDPTRRSTTGGQAWNLPPSLSLPARRALQSLLSNPTHTSPRDTLSALPPADLPAVLTALAARAHPSVALAALHAARDLHGAHLLHHPRLLPTSIRVLARAGRLADASALLHAAPDPDATAYTSLLSALSRATRYHDAVALFRRMLSSGVQPALVTYNVVLHAYSKTAAPWKDVLALVDAMKAHQVPLDRYTYNSLISCCRRGALHSEASKVFDEMKAAGFEPDKVTFNSLLDVYGKARMHGEAIGLLKEMELAGCPPSAVSYNSLISSYVKNGLLEEAAELKDEMEGKGIEPDVITYTTLISGLDRAGKVDAAIGTYDEMLRNGCKPNLCTFNALIKLHGVRGKFPEMMVVFDDLRSAGFVPDVVTWNTLLAVFGQNGLDTEVSGVFKEMKKSGYVPERDTYVSLISSYSRCGLFDQAMVIYKRMIEAGIHPDISTYNAVLSALARGGRWEQAEKLFAEMETLDCKPDELSYSSLLHAYANAKKLDKMKALSEDIYAEKIESHHRLVKTLVLVNSKVNNLPETEKAFLELRRRRGSLDINVLNAMVSVYGKNRMVKKVEEILSLMKGSSINLSTATYNSLMHMYSRLGDCEKCENILAEIKSSGARPDRYSYNTMIYAYGRKGQMKEASRLFSEMKSSGLVPDIVTYNIFVKSYVANSMFEEAIDLVRYMVTHGCKPNERTYNSILQEYCRHDKIADAKSFLSNLPQLHPGISKQEQQRLLELLAKHTSRGGG